A region from the Sphingopyxis lindanitolerans genome encodes:
- a CDS encoding DUF3336 domain-containing protein, which yields MIFAPTLSADAELAKAPDYAAWATAARAHDAKSGMQAWRQADDSQHFDHKAIRARLEKLRKLAAANDVKGLLFVLNEGIHGNIDGMGHERLYQKARFGTKMLIEAYVAEVVAALEKIAASRSIPREEKRDFFRRAQHCYGRSALLLSGSGSFLFFHVGVVKALWDEGVLPNILAGSSGGAIVAAIVCTRKNADVGPFLESRRLANPDRGEALRRLAPDEVRGRLADLIPDLTFQQAYEISGRHLNVSVAPAEKHQNGRLLNAITAPNVLIREAVLASCAVPGVFPPVMLMARDEGGNRVPYQPDRRWVDGSVTHDIPTKRLERLYGVNHHIVSQANPLALPFATDTRKQMAPIEAIQHASIATFKAWLNANMVIFQKPLELVPPLNSLANMARSVINQDYTGDINIIRPPKYWSPTKILSDLSQDDIDELIDTGLRTAWPKVEMVRTQTAISRALDAILAKIDKAGDDGPGHRASALKKAVR from the coding sequence ATGATTTTTGCCCCGACGCTCAGCGCCGACGCCGAGCTTGCCAAAGCGCCCGACTATGCCGCCTGGGCGACGGCTGCGCGGGCGCATGACGCGAAATCGGGGATGCAGGCGTGGCGCCAGGCCGACGACAGCCAGCATTTCGACCATAAGGCGATCCGCGCCCGGCTCGAAAAGCTCCGCAAGCTGGCGGCGGCGAACGACGTCAAGGGGCTGCTTTTCGTCCTCAACGAGGGCATCCACGGCAATATCGACGGCATGGGGCACGAGCGCCTTTATCAAAAGGCGCGCTTCGGCACCAAGATGCTGATCGAGGCCTATGTCGCCGAAGTTGTCGCCGCGCTGGAAAAGATCGCCGCGTCGCGGTCGATCCCGCGCGAGGAAAAGCGCGATTTCTTCCGCCGCGCGCAGCATTGTTACGGCCGCTCGGCGCTTTTGCTCTCGGGCTCGGGCAGCTTCCTCTTCTTTCACGTCGGGGTGGTGAAGGCGCTGTGGGACGAAGGCGTGCTGCCCAATATCCTCGCGGGGTCGAGCGGCGGGGCGATTGTCGCGGCGATCGTCTGCACGCGCAAGAACGCCGATGTCGGGCCCTTTCTCGAAAGTCGGCGGCTCGCCAACCCCGATCGCGGCGAAGCGCTTCGCCGCCTCGCCCCCGACGAGGTGCGCGGGCGCCTTGCCGACCTGATCCCCGACCTGACCTTTCAGCAGGCTTATGAAATCAGCGGGCGGCATCTCAACGTGTCGGTCGCGCCCGCCGAAAAGCACCAGAACGGCCGCCTGCTCAACGCGATCACCGCGCCGAACGTGCTGATCCGCGAGGCGGTGCTGGCGTCGTGCGCGGTGCCCGGCGTCTTTCCGCCGGTCATGCTGATGGCGCGCGACGAGGGCGGCAACCGCGTCCCCTACCAGCCCGACCGGCGCTGGGTCGACGGGTCGGTGACCCACGACATCCCGACCAAGCGATTGGAACGCCTCTATGGCGTCAACCATCATATCGTCAGCCAGGCGAACCCGCTCGCGCTGCCCTTCGCCACCGACACGCGCAAGCAGATGGCGCCGATCGAGGCGATTCAACATGCGTCGATCGCAACCTTCAAGGCGTGGCTCAACGCAAACATGGTGATCTTTCAAAAGCCGCTCGAACTGGTGCCGCCGCTCAACAGCCTCGCGAATATGGCGCGCTCGGTGATCAACCAGGATTATACCGGCGACATCAACATCATCCGCCCGCCCAAATATTGGTCGCCGACCAAGATCCTGTCCGACCTGTCGCAGGACGATATCGACGAACTGATCGACACCGGCCTGCGCACCGCCTGGCCCAAGGTCGAGATGGTGCGCACCCAGACCGCGATCAGCCGCGCGCTCGACGCGATCCTCGCAAAGATCGACAAGGCGGGCGACGACGGCCCCGGCCACCGTGCGTCGGCGCTCAAGAAAGCGGTGCGGTGA
- a CDS encoding alpha/beta hydrolase, whose product MATGAILLPAVSAGAGAKLHVTHWLPEGPPKAVVLLAHGYAEHAGRYAHVAKRLTDAGYAVYAIDHWGHGRSDGTPGFVPRFSAFTDGMAALLALVEANHAGLPRLLLGHSMGGLIATLFLIERQDAFAAAALSGPAIVPAAPPSRFTVWISRFLSRVFPRLGVLALDANGVSRDPAVVAAYLADPLVYTGKIGARLGKEFMEAMAAAQAGAAKITLPILLQHGGADSLAAPEGSRYLFEHVASQDKRLEIYPGLFHEIYNEPEQGAVLDDLIGWFDAHVAA is encoded by the coding sequence ATGGCGACGGGTGCAATCCTGCTGCCCGCCGTTTCGGCCGGCGCGGGCGCGAAGCTGCATGTCACCCACTGGCTTCCCGAAGGACCGCCAAAGGCGGTGGTGCTGCTCGCGCACGGCTATGCCGAACATGCCGGGCGCTATGCGCATGTCGCGAAGCGGCTGACCGACGCCGGCTATGCCGTTTATGCGATCGATCATTGGGGTCACGGCCGGTCCGACGGCACCCCCGGTTTCGTGCCGCGCTTTTCGGCCTTCACCGACGGCATGGCCGCACTGCTGGCGCTGGTCGAGGCCAATCATGCGGGGCTGCCGCGCCTGCTGCTCGGCCACAGCATGGGCGGGTTGATCGCGACCCTGTTCCTGATCGAGCGGCAGGACGCTTTCGCCGCCGCCGCGCTGTCCGGCCCCGCGATCGTCCCCGCCGCGCCGCCGTCGCGCTTCACCGTCTGGATCAGCCGCTTTCTGTCGCGCGTCTTTCCGCGCCTCGGCGTGCTGGCGCTCGACGCCAACGGGGTCAGCCGCGACCCCGCGGTCGTCGCCGCCTATCTTGCCGACCCGCTCGTCTACACCGGCAAGATCGGCGCGCGGCTCGGCAAGGAATTCATGGAGGCAATGGCCGCCGCGCAGGCGGGCGCCGCAAAGATCACGCTCCCGATCCTGCTCCAGCACGGCGGCGCCGACAGCCTCGCCGCGCCCGAAGGCTCGCGCTATCTGTTCGAGCATGTGGCGTCGCAGGACAAGCGCCTCGAAATCTATCCCGGCCTGTTCCACGAAATCTATAACGAGCCCGAACAGGGCGCGGTGCTCGATGATCTGATCGGCTGGTTCGATGCGCATGTCGCAGCTTGA
- a CDS encoding alpha/beta fold hydrolase, with product MKILLTLLVAPLIALALLYFVFPGRLVALGRWLLRRRGGTVQKSVTVEGRAWPYLEGGDPAKPTLLLVHGFSGDKDNWSFLAPYMTRDYRIIAPDLPGFGENERNPDLAYDIAAQTARLKAFADALGLERPHIAGNSMGGWIALRYAIDYPTALASLTLLDNAGVNGAEESELQKLAANEDYNPLVLAGIDDADRLVAMVVHKPPHVPARLKPVLYADALRYRDQLDAIFWVIAIEGHDHPLNDRLGEVKVPTLILWGRHDKLLDVSCVPVLEAGIANSRSLIFEQVGHVPMIEDPKATADAMKGFLAQLG from the coding sequence ATGAAAATCCTCCTCACTCTCCTCGTCGCCCCGCTGATCGCGCTCGCGCTCCTCTATTTCGTCTTTCCCGGCCGCCTCGTCGCGCTCGGCCGCTGGCTGCTTCGCAGGCGCGGCGGTACGGTGCAGAAGAGCGTCACCGTCGAAGGCCGCGCCTGGCCCTATCTGGAGGGCGGCGATCCCGCGAAGCCGACCCTGCTTCTCGTCCACGGGTTTTCGGGCGACAAGGATAATTGGTCCTTTCTCGCCCCCTATATGACCCGCGACTATCGCATCATCGCCCCCGACCTGCCGGGCTTTGGCGAGAATGAGCGCAATCCCGACCTCGCCTATGATATCGCGGCGCAGACCGCGCGGCTGAAGGCCTTTGCCGACGCGCTCGGCCTGGAGCGCCCGCACATCGCGGGGAACAGCATGGGCGGCTGGATCGCGCTGCGCTATGCGATCGACTATCCCACCGCGCTCGCCAGCCTGACCTTGCTCGACAATGCCGGGGTCAACGGCGCCGAGGAAAGCGAGCTTCAGAAACTGGCCGCGAACGAGGATTATAACCCGCTCGTCCTCGCCGGTATCGACGATGCCGACCGGCTGGTGGCGATGGTCGTCCACAAGCCGCCGCATGTCCCGGCGCGGCTGAAACCCGTGCTCTACGCCGACGCGCTCCGATATCGCGACCAGCTCGACGCGATCTTCTGGGTGATCGCGATCGAGGGCCACGACCATCCGCTCAACGACCGGCTCGGCGAGGTGAAGGTGCCGACGCTGATCCTGTGGGGACGCCACGACAAGCTGCTCGACGTAAGCTGCGTCCCGGTGCTCGAGGCGGGCATCGCGAACAGCCGGAGCCTCATCTTTGAGCAGGTCGGCCATGTTCCGATGATCGAGGACCCCAAGGCGACCGCCGACGCGATGAAGGGCTTTCTCGCGCAGCTTGGCTGA
- a CDS encoding NAD(P)H-dependent glycerol-3-phosphate dehydrogenase produces the protein MRLKVGLLGGGSWGTTVASVVSRNAPITLWARDAETVDGINSDHENRKYLPGIRLPAALRATGDMAEVVAGADVLVMGVPSHSFRGVLEEARRHLRPWVPVISLTKGLELSSGKRMTELIEEILPGHPVGVLTGPNLAREIMTGQAAASVLSMADEIVVRALQPIFHSGLFRVYTNTDLLGCELGGVLKNIIAIAVGMGDGLGAGDNTRAGLMTRGLAEITRLGVAMGGRPETFAGLTGMGDLIATCTSPLSRNRHVGVELGKGRHIDDIIAGMNMVAEGVKSAPTVMALADKFDRAMPIARDVFDVTQGRRDAQDVFRGLLKSSVGDEAHPG, from the coding sequence ATGCGCCTGAAAGTGGGCCTGCTCGGTGGGGGGAGCTGGGGGACGACGGTCGCGTCGGTGGTGTCGCGCAACGCGCCGATCACGCTGTGGGCGCGCGACGCCGAAACGGTTGATGGCATCAATTCCGATCATGAGAATCGCAAATATCTGCCCGGCATCCGGCTCCCCGCCGCCCTGCGCGCGACCGGCGACATGGCCGAGGTCGTCGCGGGCGCCGATGTGCTGGTGATGGGCGTGCCGTCGCACAGCTTTCGCGGCGTGCTCGAGGAAGCGCGCCGGCACCTGCGCCCCTGGGTGCCGGTGATCAGCCTGACCAAGGGGCTCGAGCTTTCGTCGGGCAAGCGGATGACCGAGTTGATCGAGGAGATTTTGCCCGGCCATCCGGTCGGCGTCCTCACCGGCCCCAATCTCGCGCGCGAGATCATGACCGGGCAGGCGGCGGCGAGCGTCTTGTCGATGGCGGACGAGATCGTCGTCCGCGCGCTCCAGCCGATCTTCCATTCGGGGCTGTTCCGCGTCTACACCAACACCGACCTGCTCGGCTGCGAACTGGGCGGAGTGCTCAAGAATATCATCGCGATCGCGGTCGGCATGGGCGACGGGCTCGGCGCCGGCGACAATACGCGCGCCGGGCTGATGACGCGCGGGCTGGCCGAGATCACCCGGCTCGGCGTCGCGATGGGCGGGCGGCCCGAGACGTTCGCGGGGCTCACCGGCATGGGCGATCTGATCGCGACCTGCACCAGCCCGCTGTCGCGCAACCGCCACGTCGGGGTCGAACTCGGCAAAGGGCGGCACATCGACGACATCATCGCGGGAATGAACATGGTCGCCGAGGGGGTGAAGAGTGCGCCGACGGTGATGGCGCTCGCCGACAAATTTGACCGCGCGATGCCGATCGCGCGCGACGTGTTCGACGTGACGCAGGGCAGGCGCGACGCGCAGGACGTGTTCCGCGGCCTCCTGAAATCGAGCGTCGGCGACGAGGCGCATCCGGGGTAG
- a CDS encoding TlpA family protein disulfide reductase, which produces MILPLMLAGSAIAGCDREKHGQEQAAASQANISGDEAKDARGVETFQHQVDRSQAGKAAPAVTFRGPDDAPVTLAAFRGKPLLVNLWATWCAPCVAEMPTLDALAAKRGKTMTVIAVAQDLQGAQIVDPWFQKAGLKALQPYLDPENKLLDAAAGALPTSIFYDANGKELWRVIGAIDWQGDEAKALLAEGGV; this is translated from the coding sequence TTGATCCTGCCGCTGATGCTGGCCGGATCGGCGATCGCGGGCTGCGATAGGGAAAAGCATGGGCAGGAGCAAGCGGCAGCAAGCCAAGCAAATATTTCGGGCGACGAAGCGAAGGATGCGCGCGGGGTCGAGACGTTTCAGCACCAGGTCGATCGCAGCCAGGCCGGCAAGGCGGCGCCGGCGGTGACCTTTCGCGGGCCCGACGACGCGCCGGTCACCCTCGCGGCCTTTCGCGGCAAGCCGCTGCTCGTCAATCTGTGGGCGACGTGGTGCGCGCCGTGCGTCGCCGAAATGCCGACGCTCGACGCGCTCGCGGCGAAGCGGGGCAAGACGATGACGGTGATCGCGGTCGCGCAGGATCTGCAAGGCGCCCAGATCGTCGACCCGTGGTTCCAGAAAGCGGGGCTGAAGGCGCTGCAACCCTATCTCGACCCCGAGAACAAGCTGCTCGACGCCGCCGCCGGGGCGCTGCCGACAAGCATCTTCTATGACGCCAACGGAAAAGAGCTGTGGCGCGTCATCGGCGCGATCGACTGGCAGGGCGATGAGGCAAAGGCGCTGCTGGCGGAGGGCGGGGTTTAG
- the argH gene encoding argininosuccinate lyase, with amino-acid sequence MWGGRFGGGPAAIMQEINASIPVDKRLWQEDIAASRAHAAMLGAVGIIAAEDAVQIDRGLTQIAGEFAANGVPVDLALEDIHMTVESRLKAIVGEAAGRLHTARSRNDQVATDFRLWVRTACGRIDAGLRAIQTALLARADEHAGSIMPGFTHLQVAQPVTLGHHLLAYVEMFGRDRTRFADARARLNESPLGAAALAGTGFPVDRHATASALGFDRPMANSIDAVSDRDFALEFCAAASIAAIHLSRLAEEVVIWASQPFGFVQLPDAWSTGSSIMPQKRNPDAAELVRGRAGLLLGAFQRLAVIVKGLPLTYSKDLQDDKETVFGAFDALALSLAAMTGMVETLVFRTDRMRALAASGYSTATDLADWLVRDAGVPFREAHHIVGACVKRSEELGVELSALPAGEAAAIHAAVTPAALAALTVEASVASRRSYGGTAPDRVREAVAAARGALEGSD; translated from the coding sequence ATGTGGGGTGGCCGCTTCGGTGGCGGACCTGCGGCGATCATGCAAGAAATTAACGCCTCGATCCCCGTCGACAAGCGTCTTTGGCAAGAAGATATCGCCGCCAGCCGCGCCCACGCCGCGATGCTCGGCGCGGTGGGAATCATCGCCGCCGAGGATGCGGTCCAGATCGATCGCGGCCTGACGCAGATCGCCGGGGAATTCGCCGCGAACGGCGTGCCAGTCGACCTCGCGCTCGAAGATATCCACATGACGGTCGAATCGCGGCTGAAGGCGATCGTCGGCGAAGCCGCCGGGCGGCTCCACACCGCGCGTTCGCGCAACGATCAGGTCGCGACCGATTTCCGTCTGTGGGTGCGCACCGCCTGCGGGCGCATCGATGCCGGATTGCGGGCGATCCAGACCGCGCTCCTCGCGCGCGCCGACGAACATGCGGGCAGCATCATGCCCGGCTTCACCCATTTGCAGGTCGCGCAGCCGGTGACGCTCGGTCATCATCTGCTCGCCTATGTCGAGATGTTCGGCCGCGACCGCACCCGCTTCGCCGACGCGCGGGCGCGCCTCAACGAATCGCCGCTCGGCGCCGCCGCGCTCGCGGGCACCGGCTTTCCGGTCGATCGCCATGCGACGGCATCGGCGCTCGGCTTCGATCGGCCGATGGCGAACAGCATCGATGCCGTGTCCGACCGCGACTTCGCGCTCGAATTTTGCGCCGCCGCGTCGATCGCCGCGATCCATCTGTCGCGCCTCGCCGAGGAAGTGGTGATCTGGGCGAGCCAGCCCTTCGGCTTCGTGCAATTGCCCGACGCCTGGTCGACCGGCAGCTCGATCATGCCGCAAAAGCGCAATCCCGACGCCGCCGAACTGGTGCGTGGGCGCGCCGGGCTGCTGCTCGGCGCGTTCCAGCGGCTCGCGGTGATCGTGAAAGGCCTGCCGCTCACCTATTCCAAGGATTTGCAGGACGACAAGGAAACGGTGTTCGGCGCCTTCGACGCGCTCGCGCTATCGCTCGCCGCGATGACCGGCATGGTCGAAACTCTGGTCTTTCGCACCGACCGGATGCGCGCGCTTGCCGCCTCGGGCTATTCGACCGCGACCGACCTGGCCGACTGGCTGGTGCGCGACGCGGGGGTGCCGTTCCGCGAGGCGCATCATATCGTCGGCGCCTGCGTGAAACGATCCGAGGAACTCGGCGTTGAACTGTCGGCGCTGCCCGCGGGCGAGGCTGCGGCGATCCACGCCGCGGTGACGCCCGCCGCGCTTGCCGCGCTGACCGTCGAGGCGTCGGTCGCCAGCCGCCGCAGCTATGGCGGCACGGCGCCCGACCGGGTAAGGGAAGCGGTCGCCGCCGCGCGCGGCGCGCTGGAAGGAAGCGATTGA
- the lysA gene encoding diaminopimelate decarboxylase produces MDHFDYRDGVLHAEDIPLSRIAEEIGTPVYVYSRATLERHAQVFAEALKDIPRKHIAFAIKCNPNLGVLRVLARQGYGADVVSGGELERALAAGMAPQDIVFSGVGKTRAELAQGLDRGIGQFNIEHEPEGVALADIAARKDMTAPAVLRVNPDVDAGTHAKISTGKAENKFGVGIDVAPEIFGRLAALPGLQMRGIALHIGSQLTSLDPLEAAFERVGRLVADLRAAGHSITHVDLGGGLGVPYRPDDNPPSPADYGAMVARVTKDWDVTLMFEPGRVIAGNTGVLLTEVLWVKPGATNPFVIVDAAMNDLARPALYDAYHDFVAVTPTGDKMTASIVGPVCETGDTFARDRVIDKVESGDLAVFRTAGAYGATMASTYNSRSLVPEVLVDGDRYITVADRIAAGTIMAAERVPDWID; encoded by the coding sequence ATGGACCATTTCGATTACCGTGACGGCGTCCTCCACGCCGAAGACATTCCGCTGTCGCGGATCGCCGAGGAAATCGGCACTCCCGTCTATGTCTATTCGCGCGCGACGCTCGAACGCCATGCCCAGGTGTTCGCCGAGGCGCTGAAGGATATTCCCAGGAAGCACATCGCCTTCGCGATCAAGTGCAACCCCAATCTTGGCGTGCTGCGCGTCCTCGCGCGGCAGGGCTATGGCGCCGACGTGGTCTCGGGGGGCGAGCTCGAACGCGCGCTTGCCGCGGGCATGGCGCCGCAGGACATCGTCTTTTCGGGCGTCGGCAAGACGCGCGCCGAGCTGGCGCAGGGTCTCGATCGCGGTATCGGCCAGTTCAACATCGAACATGAACCCGAAGGCGTCGCGCTCGCCGACATCGCCGCACGCAAGGACATGACCGCCCCCGCGGTGCTGCGCGTCAATCCCGATGTCGATGCCGGCACCCATGCCAAGATCTCGACCGGCAAGGCCGAAAACAAGTTCGGGGTCGGCATCGACGTCGCGCCCGAAATCTTTGGGCGGCTGGCGGCGCTTCCGGGCCTCCAGATGCGGGGAATCGCGCTTCACATCGGCAGCCAGCTCACCAGCCTCGACCCGCTCGAAGCGGCGTTCGAGCGCGTCGGCCGCCTCGTCGCCGACCTGCGCGCCGCGGGGCACAGCATCACCCATGTCGATCTTGGCGGCGGGCTCGGCGTGCCGTATCGGCCCGACGATAATCCGCCGAGCCCCGCCGACTATGGCGCGATGGTCGCGCGCGTGACGAAGGACTGGGATGTCACCTTGATGTTCGAGCCCGGCCGCGTCATCGCGGGCAACACCGGCGTGCTCTTGACCGAAGTCTTGTGGGTCAAGCCCGGCGCGACGAACCCTTTCGTGATCGTCGACGCCGCGATGAACGACCTCGCGCGTCCGGCGCTCTATGATGCCTACCACGACTTCGTCGCGGTCACGCCGACGGGCGACAAGATGACCGCGTCGATCGTCGGCCCGGTGTGCGAGACCGGCGACACCTTCGCGCGCGACCGCGTGATCGACAAGGTGGAATCGGGCGATCTTGCGGTCTTCCGCACCGCCGGGGCCTATGGCGCGACGATGGCGTCGACCTACAACAGCCGCAGCCTGGTGCCCGAGGTGCTCGTCGATGGCGACCGCTATATCACCGTCGCCGACCGCATCGCCGCGGGCACGATCATGGCGGCGGAGCGGGTGCCCGACTGGATCGACTGA
- a CDS encoding precorrin-2 dehydrogenase/sirohydrochlorin ferrochelatase family protein: MHQFPIFLNLTGRTVVLVGEGEAADAKARLIARAGGRIVSAWEEGATIAFVALDDDAEARIAAADLRARGLLVNVVDRPDLCDFTTPAIVDRAPVTIAIGTGGASAGLAKAVRQRIEVLLPARLGALASALHAARGAMKARWPAAPDRRRAIDAALAPGGALDPLDGDAADKVAGWLVNDAAAEPSRLETIRLASIDPDDLTLRAARLLGEADHIFHEEAVPAAILDRARADAVRHIADAPPADPPPGLSLWLYPSRP, encoded by the coding sequence ATGCACCAATTTCCCATCTTCCTGAACCTCACCGGCCGCACGGTCGTGCTGGTCGGGGAGGGCGAGGCGGCCGACGCCAAGGCGCGACTGATCGCGCGCGCGGGCGGACGGATCGTGTCGGCGTGGGAAGAGGGCGCGACGATCGCTTTCGTCGCATTGGACGATGACGCCGAAGCCCGTATCGCGGCCGCCGATCTTCGCGCGCGCGGTCTGCTCGTCAATGTCGTCGACCGGCCCGATCTTTGCGACTTCACCACCCCCGCGATCGTCGACCGCGCCCCGGTCACGATCGCGATCGGCACCGGCGGGGCCTCGGCGGGGCTCGCCAAGGCGGTGCGCCAGCGGATCGAGGTGCTGCTTCCGGCTAGGCTCGGCGCGCTGGCGTCGGCCCTTCACGCCGCGCGCGGCGCGATGAAGGCGCGTTGGCCCGCCGCGCCCGATCGCCGCCGCGCGATCGACGCCGCGCTCGCCCCCGGCGGCGCGCTCGATCCCCTCGATGGCGATGCAGCGGACAAGGTGGCCGGCTGGCTTGTAAACGACGCTGCCGCCGAGCCTTCACGCCTCGAAACCATCCGCCTCGCCAGTATCGACCCCGACGACCTCACCCTGCGCGCTGCGCGGCTGCTGGGCGAGGCCGACCATATTTTCCATGAGGAGGCCGTTCCCGCCGCGATCCTCGATCGCGCCCGCGCCGACGCGGTGCGCCATATCGCCGACGCACCGCCCGCCGATCCGCCGCCGGGTCTGTCGCTGTGGCTCTACCCGTCGCGCCCGTAG
- a CDS encoding L,D-transpeptidase family protein has product MSASLAAGIPVAVTARAAPTAVAVGGIAAAIRAEAGGDLKHFYAARDFRPLWVRAGKTGPAAQTLLAYLESADLDGLKPSSYEPDRLREMIRDANRGDAQAQARAELALSKAFARYVGDMRRPERDRTIYADKSLKPKKPSALAVLRAAAFPKNFDAYLAGMDWMSEHYGRLRGLVARAEKQGASRETLARLHRNLDRTRILPGPWVHHIVVDASSGQLWYYGSGKRQGSMRVVVGAAKTQTPLLAGKLQWAILNPYWNVPTYLARDSIAQKILGGRSLASLHMEALSDWGPNPAKIDPATIDWHAVAAGKEEIRLRELPGAGNSMGRVKFLFPNKEGIYLHDTPDRALLAKPDRHFSNGCIRLENAGELGRWLMQRPLKAPSNKPEQAVPLPAEVPVYLTYITAVATERGVAFRDDIYGRDG; this is encoded by the coding sequence TTGAGTGCGAGCCTGGCCGCCGGCATCCCGGTGGCCGTGACCGCGCGCGCGGCGCCGACGGCGGTCGCGGTGGGCGGCATCGCCGCCGCGATCCGCGCGGAAGCGGGCGGCGACCTCAAGCATTTCTATGCCGCGCGCGATTTCCGGCCGCTGTGGGTCCGCGCGGGAAAGACCGGCCCGGCGGCGCAGACGCTGCTGGCCTATCTTGAGTCGGCCGATCTCGACGGGCTGAAGCCTTCATCCTACGAACCCGACCGGCTGCGCGAGATGATCCGCGACGCGAACCGTGGCGATGCCCAGGCACAGGCGCGCGCCGAACTGGCGCTGTCAAAGGCGTTCGCGCGCTATGTCGGCGACATGCGGCGGCCCGAGCGGGACCGGACCATCTATGCCGACAAGTCGCTGAAACCCAAAAAGCCGAGCGCGCTGGCGGTGCTGCGCGCCGCGGCCTTTCCCAAGAATTTCGACGCCTATCTGGCGGGCATGGACTGGATGAGCGAACATTATGGGCGCCTGCGCGGGCTGGTGGCGCGCGCCGAGAAACAGGGCGCATCGCGCGAGACGCTGGCGCGACTGCACCGCAATCTCGACCGGACGCGGATTCTGCCGGGGCCGTGGGTCCACCACATCGTCGTCGATGCCTCGTCGGGACAGCTCTGGTATTATGGGTCGGGCAAGCGGCAAGGGTCGATGCGCGTCGTCGTCGGCGCCGCAAAGACGCAGACGCCGCTGCTCGCGGGCAAGCTGCAATGGGCGATCCTCAATCCCTATTGGAACGTCCCCACCTATCTGGCGCGCGACAGCATCGCGCAAAAGATATTGGGGGGCCGCAGCCTCGCCTCGCTCCACATGGAGGCGCTGTCGGACTGGGGACCGAACCCGGCAAAGATCGACCCCGCGACGATCGACTGGCACGCGGTCGCGGCGGGCAAAGAGGAGATCCGATTGCGCGAGCTGCCGGGCGCGGGCAATTCGATGGGGCGGGTCAAATTCCTGTTCCCGAACAAGGAGGGCATCTACCTCCACGACACGCCCGACCGCGCGCTGCTCGCCAAGCCCGACCGCCATTTCAGCAACGGCTGCATCCGGCTGGAGAATGCGGGCGAACTGGGACGCTGGCTGATGCAGCGGCCGCTGAAGGCGCCGTCGAACAAGCCCGAGCAGGCGGTGCCGCTGCCCGCCGAGGTGCCGGTCTATCTCACCTACATCACTGCGGTCGCAACCGAGCGCGGAGTGGCGTTTCGGGATGATATCTACGGGCGCGACGGGTAG
- a CDS encoding HEAT repeat domain-containing protein yields MATASRHDHFPSRADPGRADPRRERIRRAAARLNARWRGEDGRPGGLHAAMAAVAHEPPTVAIAALAPWLADSDWLARRLGEAAALLAADPFASPPLRPIGGGESAGGLLVAEHGAVRLTLQFEGFERGARSPAIARFVPGGAAIRFLAAGGASIRRHRVAVSAAEEEGAFTAAAASRCRSEAARPLVAGEELILDTARESFTLADATGDILFLELAVQPPSPLPVRAYDLASGRLVHLSSARRDASFRQMGLGLLRAFGRRDAVPLFAAEIESGDFAARWAAMRELVALDPIAARPHLVRMAASDPHPEVRRAASATLALLEPPPLQRRNGETCELVREGPP; encoded by the coding sequence ATGGCCACAGCCTCGCGTCACGACCATTTTCCCAGCCGCGCCGATCCGGGCCGCGCCGATCCGCGCCGCGAGCGCATCCGCCGCGCCGCCGCGCGCCTCAACGCGCGCTGGCGGGGCGAAGACGGGCGGCCCGGTGGCCTGCACGCGGCGATGGCGGCGGTCGCGCACGAACCACCCACCGTCGCGATCGCCGCGCTCGCGCCGTGGCTGGCCGACAGCGACTGGCTCGCGCGGCGGCTGGGCGAAGCGGCGGCCTTGCTGGCGGCCGATCCCTTCGCCTCGCCGCCGCTGCGCCCGATCGGGGGCGGGGAGAGCGCGGGCGGCCTGCTCGTCGCGGAGCATGGCGCCGTCCGGCTGACGCTCCAGTTCGAGGGCTTTGAACGCGGCGCGCGAAGCCCGGCGATCGCCCGCTTCGTTCCGGGGGGCGCCGCGATCCGTTTCCTCGCGGCGGGCGGCGCGTCGATCCGTCGGCACCGCGTTGCGGTCAGCGCCGCCGAAGAGGAAGGCGCCTTCACGGCCGCGGCCGCCTCCCGCTGCCGGAGCGAGGCGGCGCGCCCGCTGGTGGCGGGGGAAGAGCTGATTCTCGACACCGCGCGCGAAAGCTTCACGCTCGCCGACGCGACGGGCGACATCTTGTTCCTCGAACTCGCCGTGCAGCCGCCGTCGCCGCTGCCGGTGCGCGCCTATGATCTGGCGAGCGGTCGGCTCGTCCACCTCTCGTCCGCGCGCCGCGACGCCAGCTTCCGGCAGATGGGGCTCGGCTTGCTCCGCGCCTTCGGCCGCCGCGACGCCGTGCCGCTGTTCGCCGCCGAGATCGAAAGCGGCGATTTTGCGGCGCGATGGGCCGCGATGCGCGAACTGGTCGCGCTCGACCCGATTGCCGCGCGGCCGCATCTCGTCCGCATGGCCGCGTCGGATCCCCACCCCGAAGTCCGCCGCGCCGCATCGGCGACGCTGGCGCTTCTCGAGCCCCCTCCTCTTCAGAGGAGGAACGGCGAGACGTGCGAACTTGTTCGCGAGGGTCCTCCCTAG